In a single window of the uncultured Dysgonomonas sp. genome:
- a CDS encoding BamA/TamA family outer membrane protein produces MRKLTFISFVFILAACNTTKNIPEGRYLLDSYQIKHDTKNATADLEDFVRQQPNTSLPLLGKVRLGIYNMAGQDTSKWINRTIQKLGQAPVLYSASQTIMSQNQLKKQLNNQGYLNAEADTTLKVKGKKMSVTYNLKGGIPYRVRNYTHQIGDTTMARIMGKIPIEPLLKKGDMFDMDMLEEERLRVNTIMRNVGYSTFSKEYVYFRADTTLNSHEVDLYLDIYPNKDSLPYPRYKLNNITIISGINSIDNVSGSGGQINTNRWFYRNADTTDYYGTKIIRGRNKFLRNSAVLRNNYLKKGAYYSDYNITRTYEAYTNMEAIKQVNITTQPSPEDSTRLLDATIILLPANAHWFKAGLDGTNTAGDIGIAPSISYQHQNLFNGSEQLSIKLKGAYEFIAGDKSGDVMSSNFYEYGIETGLTFPQFLFPWLKKNWRELPSSSTRFTVGLNNQHRQEYTRQFFNLGVNYSWNTYKNRLRHGLDLLDVNYIRMPWVSDYFQKNYLDSTNNVLLRESYSDKLVARTAYTVTLVNGRRFTGLYPTYSLRMSVEVAGALPRLATTIGGAKENEFGEKMILGVAYAEYVKGSVDYSHTFYFSKKHSVAYHLGLGLAQPYGNSGILPFERRFFSGGANSVRGWSTRSLGPGSYKRQGNSDFVNQAGDMKLEFNIENRMKVTDLFEFAQFIDAGNIWTLINYEEQPGGQFKFKSFYKEIGVSYGLGLRMDLSFLLLRFDAGMKAYDPGRDQSDRFILFKPRLNNMAWHFGIGYPF; encoded by the coding sequence ATGAGAAAACTTACATTTATATCTTTTGTCTTTATCCTTGCGGCATGTAATACTACTAAGAACATTCCGGAAGGACGCTATCTGTTGGATAGTTATCAGATCAAGCATGACACTAAAAATGCTACGGCCGATTTAGAAGATTTCGTTCGTCAGCAGCCTAACACGAGTCTTCCTTTGCTTGGAAAAGTCCGTCTGGGCATATATAATATGGCCGGACAGGATACAAGTAAGTGGATAAACCGTACTATACAAAAGCTGGGACAGGCTCCCGTCTTGTATAGTGCATCGCAGACAATCATGTCGCAAAATCAGTTGAAGAAGCAATTGAATAACCAGGGCTATCTGAATGCCGAAGCTGATACTACCCTGAAAGTGAAAGGGAAGAAAATGTCTGTTACCTATAATCTGAAAGGAGGTATTCCATATCGTGTCCGTAACTATACGCACCAGATAGGTGATACGACTATGGCCCGTATTATGGGTAAGATACCTATCGAGCCCCTGTTGAAAAAGGGAGATATGTTCGATATGGACATGTTGGAGGAAGAGCGTCTGCGGGTAAATACCATTATGCGTAATGTGGGCTATTCGACTTTCTCGAAGGAGTATGTATATTTCCGTGCCGATACTACACTTAATTCGCATGAAGTGGATTTATATCTCGATATTTATCCGAATAAGGACAGTTTGCCTTATCCTCGCTACAAACTGAATAATATTACGATTATTTCAGGGATCAATTCTATTGATAATGTATCCGGTTCGGGAGGGCAAATAAATACGAACCGCTGGTTTTACAGGAATGCCGATACGACGGACTATTATGGGACTAAGATAATACGTGGAAGAAATAAGTTCCTGCGGAATTCAGCTGTGTTACGCAACAATTATTTGAAGAAGGGAGCATATTATTCCGATTACAATATAACCCGTACCTACGAAGCCTATACAAATATGGAGGCTATTAAACAGGTGAATATTACGACTCAGCCTTCGCCCGAAGATAGTACGCGCCTGCTAGATGCTACAATTATACTGCTTCCTGCCAATGCTCACTGGTTCAAAGCCGGGCTGGACGGAACGAATACCGCCGGAGATATAGGTATTGCCCCAAGTATTTCATACCAGCATCAGAACTTGTTTAACGGGTCGGAACAATTGAGTATCAAGCTAAAAGGTGCTTATGAGTTCATCGCCGGAGACAAGAGCGGGGATGTAATGAGTAGCAACTTTTATGAATACGGAATAGAAACAGGCCTAACCTTCCCTCAGTTTCTCTTCCCCTGGTTAAAGAAAAACTGGAGAGAGCTGCCATCTTCCAGTACTCGGTTTACTGTGGGATTGAATAATCAGCACAGGCAGGAGTATACCCGACAGTTTTTTAACTTAGGTGTAAATTATAGCTGGAATACATATAAAAACAGACTCCGCCACGGTTTGGATTTACTCGATGTAAACTATATCCGTATGCCGTGGGTATCAGATTATTTCCAGAAGAATTACCTCGATTCTACTAATAATGTCTTGTTGAGGGAGAGTTATAGCGACAAGCTGGTGGCACGTACTGCTTATACCGTTACTTTGGTAAACGGACGCCGCTTCACTGGTCTGTATCCTACCTATTCATTACGGATGTCGGTAGAAGTAGCAGGGGCTTTACCTCGTCTGGCGACGACAATCGGCGGGGCAAAAGAGAATGAATTCGGGGAAAAGATGATTTTGGGTGTAGCATATGCAGAATATGTAAAAGGAAGTGTGGATTATTCTCACACATTTTATTTTTCGAAGAAACATTCAGTCGCTTATCATCTGGGACTGGGACTTGCGCAACCTTACGGTAATTCCGGAATCTTGCCTTTCGAACGACGTTTCTTTTCGGGAGGGGCTAACAGTGTAAGGGGATGGAGTACCCGCTCGTTGGGTCCCGGGTCATATAAACGTCAGGGAAATAGCGATTTTGTAAACCAGGCCGGAGATATGAAACTTGAGTTCAATATTGAGAATAGGATGAAGGTAACCGACCTTTTCGAATTTGCCCAATTCATCGATGCCGGGAATATATGGACACTAATCAATTATGAGGAGCAGCCCGGAGGACAATTCAAGTTCAAGTCGTTCTATAAAGAAATTGGTGTGTCTTATGGGCTCGGTTTACGCATGGATTTAAGCTTCCTGCTTCTCCGTTTCGACGCGGGGATGAAAGCCTATGACCCGGGGAGGGACCAGTCGGATCGCTTTATCTTGTTCAAGCCAAGGCTGAATAATATGGCATGGCACTTCGGGATAGGATATCCATTCTGA
- a CDS encoding DUF5715 family protein → MISCSSKGQSDEEKPVAEVRKYSRFNGNYNKTFADLQDVQIEAAMANGVGPLVSRADTALYEGQLVRIPNELDIYKVDKLKHSMPFLVPKAATLLSDICLNFRDSLISKKMVLYKPIVTSITRTDDDVKGLSRRNRNTSDNSTHRYATTFDIAWTRFEKVNPSDPRTLDDGRLKAVLGQVLHDLRQRDRCYVKHERKQSCFHITVR, encoded by the coding sequence ATGATAAGTTGTAGCTCGAAAGGGCAGAGCGACGAGGAAAAGCCAGTAGCTGAAGTAAGGAAATATAGCCGTTTTAACGGGAATTACAATAAAACGTTTGCCGATTTGCAGGATGTCCAGATTGAAGCAGCCATGGCAAATGGGGTAGGCCCCCTGGTTTCCAGAGCCGATACAGCCTTGTATGAAGGACAATTGGTACGTATACCGAATGAGCTGGACATATACAAGGTGGATAAGCTGAAGCACTCGATGCCTTTCCTCGTACCGAAAGCGGCAACCCTGTTGTCGGATATCTGCCTTAATTTCAGGGATTCGCTTATCAGCAAAAAAATGGTCTTATATAAGCCGATTGTTACCAGTATTACACGTACGGATGACGATGTAAAAGGACTTTCGAGGCGTAACAGGAATACGAGCGACAACTCGACACACCGCTATGCCACGACATTCGATATTGCCTGGACACGGTTCGAGAAGGTAAATCCATCAGATCCGCGTACTCTTGACGATGGCAGGCTAAAAGCCGTACTGGGACAGGTCCTTCACGACCTGCGGCAACGCGACAGATGTTATGTGAAGCACGAGAGAAAACAGTCTTGTTTTCATATAACGGTAAGGTAA
- a CDS encoding RNA methyltransferase translates to MEKITSLQNPRIKNIVKLAKSKERKEQNLFLIEGARELSLAMTADYEINSVYVCPELFRKTDYPDVLDSIGENKLFEVSETVFEKIAYREGSDGLLTLARPKNHTLNDLKLSETPFIIILESVEKPGNLGAILRTADAAQADAVIICDPATDLYNPNAIRSSVGCLFTVQTAVCSSQEALDFLRDKKIKSFAAELQASQWYQDTDFSIPSAIVMGTEADGLTDFWLTNADARIKIPMRGKIDSLNVSVSTAVLTFEAMRQRGF, encoded by the coding sequence ATGGAAAAAATAACCAGCCTGCAAAACCCAAGAATAAAGAATATTGTAAAACTTGCAAAAAGCAAAGAGCGCAAGGAGCAAAACCTCTTCCTGATAGAAGGAGCAAGGGAATTGAGCCTAGCCATGACGGCTGATTATGAGATAAATTCGGTATATGTCTGCCCGGAATTATTCCGGAAGACTGATTATCCCGATGTTCTCGATTCTATCGGTGAAAACAAACTGTTCGAAGTATCGGAGACGGTATTCGAAAAGATTGCATACCGTGAAGGTTCGGACGGGCTACTGACTCTTGCCAGACCGAAAAACCATACTTTAAACGATCTGAAACTATCTGAAACTCCTTTTATTATCATACTCGAATCGGTAGAGAAACCCGGTAACCTGGGGGCAATACTCCGTACGGCCGATGCGGCGCAGGCTGATGCCGTTATCATCTGCGACCCTGCCACCGACCTGTACAACCCCAATGCTATACGTTCCAGTGTAGGCTGCCTTTTCACCGTGCAAACGGCAGTGTGCTCGTCACAGGAGGCTCTGGATTTCCTCCGGGATAAGAAAATAAAATCGTTTGCCGCCGAGTTGCAGGCTTCACAATGGTATCAGGATACGGATTTTTCTATTCCGTCGGCTATAGTAATGGGTACGGAAGCGGACGGACTGACTGATTTCTGGCTCACGAATGCGGACGCAAGGATAAAAATACCGATGCGGGGAAAAATAGATTCGCTGAATGTCTCCGTTTCCACTGCCGTTCTCACCTTTGAGGCTATGAGACAACGTGGTTTTTAA
- a CDS encoding DMT family transporter, with the protein MWLALAFVSAFFLGCYDICKKKSVDGNAVIPVLFLNTLFCSLLLLPLVLISKVSPDTLSGTIGYVPSVSLETHGYIFIKSVIVLTSWIFGYFAIKHLPLTITGPINATRPVMTLLGALFIFGERLNLFQWIGVIITIISFFLLSLSGKKEGISFHKNKWIFFMVLASVAGAVSGLYDKFLMQQFSSTAVQYWFNTYQCLLMLIVLLTLWYPKREKTTPFQWKWSIILVSVFLTIADFVYFYALTDSDAMISIVSMVRRSSVLVSFAGGVLFFHEKNLKGKAIDLVLIIVAMFFLYLGTK; encoded by the coding sequence ATGTGGTTAGCACTTGCTTTTGTTTCGGCATTCTTTCTCGGATGCTATGATATATGTAAAAAGAAGTCGGTTGACGGAAATGCTGTCATACCTGTATTGTTTCTCAATACGCTGTTTTGCTCCCTGCTGCTCTTGCCCCTTGTCCTTATATCCAAAGTTTCGCCCGATACGTTAAGCGGTACGATAGGATATGTACCATCCGTCTCTCTTGAAACCCACGGGTATATCTTTATAAAATCGGTCATTGTCCTCACCTCATGGATATTCGGATATTTTGCCATAAAACATTTGCCCCTGACCATTACAGGCCCGATAAATGCCACCCGTCCCGTAATGACACTGCTGGGCGCGCTGTTTATATTCGGTGAGCGTTTGAACTTATTCCAGTGGATAGGGGTAATTATAACCATTATCTCCTTCTTCCTGCTCTCTCTTTCGGGCAAAAAGGAAGGGATTAGCTTCCATAAGAATAAATGGATATTCTTTATGGTTCTGGCTTCTGTAGCCGGGGCTGTGAGCGGCCTCTACGATAAGTTCCTGATGCAGCAGTTCAGTTCTACGGCGGTTCAGTATTGGTTCAATACATACCAGTGCCTGCTGATGCTGATAGTTCTTCTTACGCTGTGGTATCCTAAACGGGAGAAAACGACTCCGTTCCAGTGGAAATGGAGTATAATCCTTGTATCTGTATTCCTTACCATTGCCGATTTTGTATATTTCTATGCATTGACAGACTCTGATGCCATGATCTCGATCGTATCCATGGTAAGGCGTAGCAGTGTACTGGTATCATTTGCCGGAGGAGTACTGTTCTTCCATGAAAAAAACTTAAAAGGAAAAGCTATAGACCTTGTTTTAATAATTGTAGCGATGTTTTTCCTATATTTGGGGACGAAATAA
- a CDS encoding DUF3256 family protein, producing the protein MKKILFTIVFTLSSVFYTSAQEIGSIFLTMPENIIFGLEAAQKDLLVSNPSDTTEIKIDRETYGEVKRLAMSSDFISLQTSEVGTTEIKLLPLINDSKIICVVKTVCGKDSLCDSQIQFYTTKWLPINQGDLFPKRDKNWFIKADADRDTQDFKNAYAALDMNPMKITLSPADNSLTLIYEIKKYLSQEDYKKIEPYLIEEPKIFNWDKSSYK; encoded by the coding sequence ATGAAAAAAATATTATTCACTATAGTCTTTACATTATCAAGCGTTTTCTATACATCGGCGCAGGAAATAGGCAGTATATTCCTTACTATGCCCGAGAACATTATCTTCGGATTGGAGGCTGCCCAGAAAGATTTGCTTGTATCCAATCCAAGCGATACAACAGAAATAAAAATTGACAGGGAAACATACGGAGAAGTAAAGAGACTGGCCATGTCGTCCGATTTTATTTCATTACAGACCTCAGAGGTGGGTACAACAGAGATAAAGCTGCTGCCGTTGATAAACGATTCCAAGATTATATGTGTCGTAAAAACCGTATGCGGAAAAGATAGCCTTTGCGATAGCCAGATACAGTTCTATACCACGAAATGGTTGCCTATCAATCAGGGAGACCTATTCCCGAAAAGAGATAAAAACTGGTTTATAAAAGCCGATGCAGACAGGGATACACAGGATTTTAAGAATGCTTATGCAGCGCTGGATATGAATCCGATGAAGATAACTTTGTCTCCTGCCGATAACTCTTTGACACTGATATATGAAATTAAAAAGTATCTGTCGCAAGAAGATTATAAGAAGATAGAGCCATATCTGATTGAAGAGCCGAAGATATTTAATTGGGATAAGTCATCGTATAAATAA
- a CDS encoding type II toxin-antitoxin system prevent-host-death family antitoxin, producing the protein MLVISSREFRDKQAEYMDRADRGEQIIVQRGRDKAYAITPVKSSDIYINTPVLSEDFVSGEQIKEQVHQHIDKLFSK; encoded by the coding sequence ATGTTAGTAATAAGTAGTAGAGAATTCAGAGACAAACAAGCCGAATATATGGACAGAGCCGATAGGGGCGAACAAATCATTGTTCAACGGGGACGTGACAAGGCGTATGCGATTACTCCCGTGAAGTCTTCTGATATATATATAAATACACCGGTATTGTCCGAAGACTTTGTATCCGGAGAACAAATCAAAGAACAAGTACATCAACACATCGATAAATTATTTTCTAAATAG
- the nhaA gene encoding Na+/H+ antiporter NhaA, with protein MRISNLLSGRTLRRFMESEKSGGLTLIVCTLISILLANSSIGEGYRGIWDFHAGSHTVAEWINDGLMAIFFLLVGLELIQEIYEGELSNIKRAMLPISGALGGMLIPAAMYMSLNFGTDTHAGFGIPMATDIAFALGVLSLLGNRVPVSLKVFLTALAVIDDLGAIIVIAIFYTTSLAWVYLIIALGMFVLLLTLNKKFKVTNLIPYLIGGLIMWYCMLHSGVHATIAGVLLAITIPFKRGDAKCLSNRMQHALHYPVAFFVLPVFALANTAMVIEGNWDQSIGEPFAVGILLGLIVGKPLGITLFSFISVKTGLCSLPRGVNWKALLGAGMLGGIGFTMSIFITLLAFKGNVHYINESKLMILLASLASGIIGYAWLSNVLKKEKG; from the coding sequence ATGAGGATATCTAACCTTTTAAGTGGCAGAACGCTGCGTAGATTTATGGAGAGTGAAAAGTCGGGAGGACTTACTCTCATCGTATGCACATTAATATCGATACTGCTGGCCAACTCCAGTATAGGGGAAGGTTATCGCGGGATATGGGATTTTCATGCAGGCAGCCATACTGTCGCAGAATGGATAAACGACGGATTGATGGCTATTTTCTTCCTTTTGGTAGGATTGGAACTGATCCAGGAGATTTATGAAGGTGAGTTGTCGAATATAAAAAGGGCCATGCTGCCCATTTCGGGGGCATTGGGAGGAATGTTGATTCCCGCGGCAATGTATATGTCCCTCAACTTCGGAACGGATACACACGCCGGATTTGGGATACCTATGGCAACGGATATTGCTTTTGCTCTTGGTGTACTGTCTTTGCTTGGCAACCGCGTACCTGTTTCGCTGAAAGTATTTCTTACTGCTCTGGCTGTTATCGACGATTTGGGAGCTATAATCGTTATCGCTATATTTTACACGACGTCACTGGCGTGGGTGTACCTGATTATCGCATTGGGCATGTTTGTGTTATTGCTCACCCTGAATAAGAAATTCAAAGTAACCAATCTTATCCCTTATCTTATAGGCGGTCTCATTATGTGGTATTGTATGCTTCACTCGGGTGTGCATGCGACTATTGCAGGGGTATTGCTCGCCATAACAATCCCGTTCAAAAGAGGGGACGCGAAATGCTTGTCGAACAGGATGCAGCATGCTTTGCACTATCCGGTCGCATTCTTCGTATTACCGGTATTCGCTTTAGCAAATACAGCTATGGTAATAGAGGGCAACTGGGACCAGTCGATAGGGGAGCCGTTCGCAGTGGGTATCCTCTTAGGTCTGATTGTTGGCAAGCCTTTAGGTATAACACTATTCAGCTTTATATCGGTGAAAACAGGCTTATGCTCACTTCCGAGGGGTGTGAACTGGAAAGCATTGCTGGGAGCAGGTATGCTGGGAGGTATAGGATTCACTATGTCTATATTTATTACTTTACTGGCATTCAAAGGAAATGTGCATTATATCAATGAGTCGAAATTGATGATATTATTGGCGTCTCTGGCATCGGGAATTATTGGTTATGCATGGTTGAGTAATGTGTTGAAGAAAGAAAAGGGATAA
- the uvrA gene encoding excinuclease ABC subunit UvrA, giving the protein MSEEKNIFIKGARVNNLKNIDVEIPRNKFVVITGLSGSGKSSLAFDTLYAEGQRRYVESLSSYARQFLGRMNKPESDYIKGIPPAIAIEQRVSARNPRSTVGTSTEIYEYLRLLFARIGKTISPVSGQEVKKHQVSDIVEKMQSYPEDIRLAILTKIILRDGRSLNEQLEILQKEGFSRVEISGKFERIEDVLASNTKYKADELLLLIDRLTCDKDAANISRFSESIETAFFEGEGDCVIRFYIGDKVESFDFSRHFEADGIQFEEPSDLMFSFNSPVGACPVCEGFGRVMGIDEDLVIPNKSLSVYEDAVVCWKGEKMSEWKMEFIHAASKHNFPVHRPYFELSDSERDLLWHGARGLHGIDDFFKMVEENQYKIQYRVMLARYRGKTTCPACKGSRLKPQALYVKVGGKTIADLVLMPISELKVFFDSLDLNETDAAIAKRLLTDINIRILYLMNVGLGYLTLNRLSNSLSGGESQRINLATSLGSSLVGSLYILDEPSIGLHSRDTDLLINVLQELKSIGNTVVVVEHDEEIIRAADYIIDIGPKAGRLGGEIVYQGDVAGLQKHTESYTVRYLNGEEKIDVPKVRRKWNNFIEIKGARQNNLKNINVKFPLNVMTVVTGVSGSGKSSLVCDVFYTALERHYKGKGDQIVQYNGLEGDLKLIKDIEMVDQNAIGRSSRSNPVTYIKAYDEIRKLFAEQPLAKQLHFTPAFFSFNVEGGRCEECAGEGKILVEMQFMADVLLECDVCKGRRFKQDVLDVQYRGASIHDVLEMTIDQAIEFFEEGKGNTEKKIVKRLKPLQDVGLGYVKLGQSSSSLSGGENQRVKLAFHLVDEKPEPTLFIFDEPTTGLHFHDIKTLLKAFDSLIKRGHTIVIIEHNMDVIKCADHIIDIGPEGGKEGGYVVCEGTPEKIAKCEKSYTGRFLKEKL; this is encoded by the coding sequence ATGTCAGAAGAGAAAAATATATTTATAAAAGGCGCACGGGTAAACAATCTGAAAAACATTGATGTAGAAATACCCCGTAATAAATTTGTCGTAATTACAGGACTATCCGGTTCGGGTAAGTCTTCGCTTGCATTCGATACGCTCTATGCAGAAGGCCAACGCCGCTATGTGGAAAGTTTATCGTCGTATGCCCGTCAGTTTCTCGGCCGTATGAATAAACCTGAGAGTGACTATATCAAAGGCATTCCGCCGGCTATTGCAATCGAGCAACGGGTAAGCGCCCGCAACCCGCGTTCCACGGTGGGTACTTCGACAGAGATATATGAATATTTGCGGTTGCTCTTTGCCCGTATAGGGAAGACTATTTCTCCCGTATCGGGGCAGGAGGTGAAGAAGCATCAGGTGAGCGATATTGTCGAAAAAATGCAGTCGTATCCGGAAGATATAAGGCTTGCAATTCTGACTAAAATAATTCTCCGCGACGGCAGGTCTTTGAATGAACAACTCGAAATTTTACAGAAGGAAGGTTTCTCTAGAGTAGAGATATCCGGTAAATTTGAACGGATTGAGGATGTTCTTGCATCCAACACCAAATATAAAGCGGACGAACTACTTCTGCTTATCGACCGCCTTACCTGCGATAAAGACGCGGCCAACATCAGCCGTTTCTCGGAATCCATAGAAACCGCTTTCTTCGAAGGAGAGGGTGACTGTGTGATTCGTTTCTATATAGGGGATAAAGTTGAAAGTTTCGATTTTTCGAGGCATTTCGAGGCTGATGGCATTCAGTTTGAAGAACCGTCCGACCTGATGTTCAGTTTCAATAGCCCGGTAGGAGCTTGCCCCGTTTGTGAAGGCTTTGGCCGTGTGATGGGGATAGATGAAGATCTTGTGATTCCTAATAAAAGCCTGTCTGTATATGAAGACGCTGTAGTCTGCTGGAAAGGCGAGAAAATGAGCGAATGGAAGATGGAGTTTATCCATGCTGCTTCTAAACATAATTTCCCTGTTCACCGTCCTTATTTCGAATTATCGGATAGCGAGAGGGATTTGCTCTGGCATGGTGCGAGAGGCTTGCACGGCATAGACGATTTCTTCAAAATGGTGGAAGAAAACCAGTATAAGATACAATACCGTGTAATGCTTGCCCGTTACCGGGGAAAAACGACTTGTCCGGCTTGCAAAGGTTCGCGGCTGAAACCTCAGGCATTGTACGTAAAAGTAGGCGGTAAGACTATTGCCGACCTCGTATTGATGCCTATATCCGAACTGAAAGTATTTTTTGATTCCCTTGATCTCAATGAAACGGATGCAGCTATCGCTAAGCGCCTGTTAACCGATATAAATATCCGCATCCTGTATCTTATGAATGTTGGCTTGGGATACCTTACTTTAAATCGTTTGTCGAATTCCCTCTCTGGAGGAGAGAGCCAGCGTATCAACCTGGCCACGTCGCTGGGAAGCAGTCTTGTGGGTTCGCTTTATATACTCGATGAACCGAGTATAGGATTGCATTCCCGTGATACCGATTTATTGATTAACGTATTGCAGGAGCTCAAGTCGATAGGGAATACGGTCGTTGTGGTAGAGCACGATGAAGAGATTATACGTGCAGCCGACTATATTATCGATATAGGGCCCAAAGCCGGCCGTTTAGGCGGTGAAATCGTATATCAGGGAGATGTGGCCGGCCTGCAGAAGCATACCGAAAGTTATACTGTCCGCTATCTGAATGGAGAAGAAAAGATAGATGTTCCAAAAGTAAGGCGCAAGTGGAATAATTTCATAGAGATAAAAGGTGCACGGCAAAATAATCTGAAAAATATCAATGTGAAGTTCCCGCTAAATGTAATGACTGTGGTTACGGGTGTCAGCGGTTCCGGTAAATCATCATTGGTCTGTGATGTTTTCTATACCGCCTTGGAGCGTCATTATAAGGGTAAGGGTGATCAGATAGTTCAATACAATGGGTTGGAAGGTGACCTGAAGCTGATAAAGGATATAGAAATGGTAGACCAGAATGCTATCGGGCGTTCCTCCCGTTCTAATCCTGTGACCTATATAAAAGCTTATGATGAGATCCGCAAGTTATTTGCAGAGCAGCCTCTGGCAAAACAATTACACTTTACTCCGGCTTTCTTCTCCTTCAATGTAGAAGGCGGAAGATGCGAGGAATGTGCAGGGGAAGGTAAGATACTGGTAGAGATGCAGTTTATGGCGGATGTACTACTCGAATGTGATGTATGCAAGGGAAGACGTTTCAAGCAGGATGTATTGGATGTACAATACAGGGGAGCGAGTATCCACGATGTACTGGAAATGACAATAGATCAGGCTATCGAATTCTTTGAAGAAGGAAAAGGCAACACGGAAAAGAAAATAGTGAAACGCCTGAAACCATTGCAGGATGTAGGGCTTGGATATGTAAAATTAGGACAGTCGTCTTCATCCCTTTCAGGTGGGGAAAACCAGCGCGTGAAACTGGCGTTCCACCTTGTAGACGAGAAGCCGGAGCCTACTCTTTTTATATTCGATGAGCCTACTACAGGATTACATTTCCATGATATAAAAACCCTGTTGAAAGCGTTCGATTCGCTGATAAAAAGGGGGCATACCATTGTTATCATTGAGCATAACATGGATGTTATCAAATGTGCCGATCATATTATTGATATAGGTCCCGAAGGGGGAAAAGAAGGTGGCTATGTGGTCTGTGAAGGTACTCCTGAGAAGATTGCTAAATGTGAGAAGTCATATACCGGACGTTTCCTTAAGGAGAAACTTTAA
- a CDS encoding GNAT family N-acetyltransferase, translated as MIIEKGTINDIDELEDLYNDLNDYLESNINYPGWIKHIYPIRQTALTGVEDDSLFVLKTAGRIAGSIILNHKPETAYEEAYWKVSADYKDVFVVHTLVVHPHFIQKGVAFKLMTFAKEYAIQQKMRSIRLDVSENNTAAISLYEKLGYTYIATVDLQLGYEHLKWFRLYELLLESV; from the coding sequence ATGATTATAGAAAAAGGGACAATAAACGATATAGATGAACTGGAAGATCTATACAACGATTTGAATGATTATCTGGAATCGAACATCAATTATCCCGGCTGGATAAAACATATTTACCCTATACGGCAGACAGCACTTACCGGAGTTGAAGACGACAGCCTGTTTGTCTTAAAAACCGCCGGCAGGATAGCCGGCAGCATTATTCTGAACCATAAGCCGGAAACAGCCTATGAAGAAGCATACTGGAAGGTATCTGCGGATTACAAAGATGTATTTGTAGTACACACTCTTGTAGTACATCCACATTTTATACAAAAAGGTGTAGCGTTTAAACTTATGACTTTTGCAAAGGAATATGCAATTCAGCAAAAAATGAGATCAATCCGGTTGGATGTCTCCGAAAACAATACAGCAGCCATATCATTATATGAAAAACTAGGCTATACATATATAGCCACGGTCGATTTACAACTGGGATATGAACATCTGAAATGGTTCAGATTATATGAATTGTTATTGGAAAGTGTTTAA
- the truA gene encoding tRNA pseudouridine(38-40) synthase TruA — translation MRYLIYLSYNGENYCGWQIQPNGVSVQETIEKALSTLLRVPVSIVGAGRTDAGVHARMMTAHFDSEQEITDLLLLANKLNSLLPKDIAIQKVIDVKPDAHARFDAASRLYRYYITTEKDPFLHHLKYKIYGNPDIEAMNACAKVLFDYEDFTSFSKLHTDVKTNNCTIMLARWEQAGNDYIFTIKANRFLRNMVRSLVGTLLEAGRGKITTDDFRRIIEAKDRCKAGTSVPGHALFLEEIEYNNDIFKDDEDI, via the coding sequence ATGCGTTACTTAATATATTTATCATACAACGGGGAAAACTATTGTGGATGGCAGATACAGCCAAATGGCGTATCGGTGCAGGAAACAATAGAAAAAGCGTTGTCCACCTTGCTGCGTGTGCCGGTATCTATTGTGGGCGCCGGGCGTACGGATGCAGGTGTACATGCCCGTATGATGACAGCGCATTTCGACAGCGAACAGGAAATTACGGATCTGCTATTGCTGGCAAATAAACTGAATAGCCTGTTGCCAAAAGATATTGCCATACAAAAAGTAATAGACGTAAAGCCGGATGCCCACGCGCGTTTCGATGCCGCATCGAGGCTGTACAGATATTATATTACAACCGAAAAAGACCCTTTTCTGCACCATCTGAAATATAAGATATACGGAAATCCGGATATAGAAGCAATGAATGCCTGTGCAAAGGTATTATTCGATTACGAGGATTTTACCAGCTTCAGTAAGCTGCATACCGATGTGAAAACGAATAACTGCACGATTATGCTTGCCCGGTGGGAACAGGCCGGGAACGATTATATATTCACCATCAAGGCAAACCGTTTTTTGCGTAATATGGTACGTTCCCTCGTGGGAACACTGCTTGAAGCGGGACGCGGAAAGATAACCACAGATGATTTCCGGCGCATTATTGAAGCTAAAGACAGGTGTAAAGCCGGGACTTCTGTTCCGGGACATGCCCTCTTTCTGGAAGAAATAGAATATAATAACGATATATTTAAAGACGATGAGGATATCTAA